Proteins co-encoded in one Meiothermus sp. genomic window:
- a CDS encoding MerR family transcriptional regulator: MRNDLGVYTIAEVEERTGLSSALLRQWERRYGFPRPERSPGGHRLYSQTDLEALRHIKKWIAEGVAPAQAVRRYLEGLTQEGPRPPEALSLELEEALLRADTEAAERVLSEAYKLHPMETVVMEVISPCLRRIGDGWHLGRVTTAQEHLASTYLRGTLQGLLNLMGGALGPTLVVSTLPGEQHEIGSLITALFLRRAGYTVHYLGPNTPLADLQSFAERTGARAVVLSAVQPISLESLPHEALRHLAPVVVVGGRAAANDPRLVERLGARYMGNDPRELADRLSHTLKELGLW, translated from the coding sequence ATGCGAAACGATCTTGGGGTTTACACCATTGCCGAAGTGGAAGAGCGCACCGGGCTTTCTAGCGCACTGCTGCGGCAGTGGGAGCGTCGGTATGGGTTCCCCCGGCCCGAGCGCTCACCGGGTGGACACAGGTTGTACAGCCAGACCGACCTCGAGGCCCTACGCCACATCAAAAAGTGGATCGCCGAGGGAGTTGCCCCAGCGCAGGCCGTGCGGCGCTACCTCGAGGGCCTGACCCAGGAAGGCCCCCGTCCTCCCGAGGCCCTTTCGCTCGAGCTCGAAGAGGCCCTGCTACGGGCCGACACCGAAGCCGCCGAGCGGGTGCTCTCAGAGGCTTACAAGCTGCACCCCATGGAAACTGTGGTGATGGAGGTGATTTCGCCCTGCCTGCGCCGCATCGGCGACGGCTGGCATCTGGGCCGCGTGACCACTGCGCAGGAACACTTAGCCAGCACCTACCTGCGGGGCACCCTGCAGGGCCTGCTCAACCTGATGGGCGGGGCGCTGGGGCCCACCCTGGTGGTCTCCACCCTGCCCGGCGAGCAGCACGAGATTGGAAGCCTGATCACCGCGCTGTTCCTGCGCCGGGCCGGCTACACCGTACACTACCTGGGGCCCAACACCCCCCTGGCCGACCTTCAATCCTTCGCCGAACGCACCGGGGCTAGGGCCGTGGTGCTCTCGGCAGTGCAGCCCATTTCCCTGGAGTCGCTGCCACACGAGGCCCTGCGCCACCTGGCCCCTGTGGTGGTGGTGGGGGGGCGGGCCGCAGCCAACGACCCCCGCCTGGTGGAGCGGCTGGGCGCACGCTACATGGGCAACGACCCCCGCGAGCTGGCCGATAGGCTTTCACACACCTTGAAGGAGCTGGGCTTGTGGTAA